The Thiorhodovibrio litoralis genome includes a window with the following:
- a CDS encoding SapC family protein → MTQFVPISAEQHASLRWRRYTSYGFAQQTHLAAVVGAELPKAAMSLPIALIPRSGATGGQSEDKPGYMFVALLGLEPSVNLFVAPDGRWLGRYIPAALRGHPFRLAQAGEDKLALCVDQDSGLIGEDGDEPFFDQNNEVAEPVKQVMEFLTQIERNRTATLGICDRLQAQGLIQPWPVKLQGADGGERTLEGLFRIDEAALNALSAEGLAELRDAGALSLAYCQLLSMQQLSLLGELAQARAAQAPKLDDVFSFPDDDLLHFGD, encoded by the coding sequence ATGACCCAATTCGTTCCCATCTCCGCCGAACAGCATGCCAGTTTGCGCTGGCGGCGCTACACCTCCTATGGATTTGCCCAGCAGACGCACCTCGCCGCCGTAGTGGGGGCCGAGCTACCCAAGGCCGCGATGAGCCTGCCCATCGCCCTGATTCCTCGGTCCGGCGCGACGGGTGGCCAATCTGAGGACAAGCCGGGATACATGTTCGTCGCTCTGCTTGGTCTGGAGCCGAGTGTCAACCTCTTTGTCGCCCCCGACGGTCGTTGGTTAGGGCGCTATATTCCGGCCGCCTTGCGTGGCCATCCATTTCGTCTGGCCCAGGCCGGAGAGGACAAACTCGCGCTCTGCGTTGATCAGGACAGCGGCCTGATTGGCGAGGACGGGGACGAGCCCTTCTTCGACCAAAATAACGAGGTCGCAGAGCCGGTAAAGCAGGTGATGGAATTCCTGACCCAGATCGAGCGCAATCGCACCGCCACCCTCGGGATCTGTGATCGGCTGCAAGCCCAGGGGCTGATTCAACCCTGGCCAGTTAAGCTACAGGGTGCCGACGGCGGCGAGCGCACGCTTGAAGGCCTCTTTCGCATCGACGAGGCCGCGCTCAACGCCCTGTCCGCCGAGGGCCTTGCCGAACTGCGCGACGCCGGAGCCCTGTCCCTAGCTTATTGCCAGCTTCTGTCGATGCAACAGCTCTCACTGCTTGGCGAACTGGCACAGGCGCGCGCCGCCCAAGCACCCAAACTCGATGATGTCTTCAGCTTTCCCGACGACGACCTGCTGCATTTTGGCGATTGA
- a CDS encoding putative bifunctional diguanylate cyclase/phosphodiesterase encodes MVEPLAVPAADPDALLRWFAEQLQSVVEPDRFWLALRTPQANAANATASAPAPESAPATAQAPTWYPIAFAAGQTWQYPLADGGELCLALADPPSPPLNALLTPLLTLLVDQLNRLSDAGASCCHALRQHRRMLDAINSSVICMDLDGYITSWNRGAEQMFGYPKEDAVGRHVLFLYADADEDNSLLAEACDSGSSGEMLVQRKRRDGSIFWASINLSLLIDEDGEPEGLLGYLIDATERIRAEERLRLQSAIFEYSEEAIMVTNVQGRIVSANRAFARLFGIAPDQLIGREHGFLYCRRYDKHFWRNLRLEADREDHWIGEIRCGRLGKDSFPCWLSFSAVRNMEGQLTHYVAMLMDISERQQAKEKIYQLAYFDTLTGLPNRSMLRILLAQALEEAKRMGTYGALMLLNIDRFKRINDGLGVSAGDELLMQLAGRIREALRAEDVVARTGPDEFVIALFDIAQREHAGIVAEKVLRVVKQPVTLKLAQQGRETLSITASIGVAVFPSDGTDPDNLLRHASIAMARLRQTPEHEQDYLFFANDMNARARERHHLEEDLREALVRGELSLHFQPQYHLQTGAIQAAEVLLRWQHSEKGMISPVTFIPVAEETGLIHEIGDWVLETTCATLRDWLDRGIAPARLAVNLSAHQLRPRLESRIHELLQKYRLQPQLLELEITESVLIKNAEQVLKLLEALRAIGIPIALDDFGTGYSALGYLRRLPINTLKIDRSFIMDLPGSDQEAALVLSIIHLAKSHGLALVAEGVETQAQLDFLRQNGCPAVQGFLLAKPMSRESFERLLT; translated from the coding sequence ATGGTCGAACCCCTAGCGGTACCCGCTGCAGACCCCGATGCTCTGCTGCGTTGGTTCGCCGAGCAGTTGCAGTCCGTGGTGGAGCCGGATCGTTTCTGGCTCGCGTTGCGCACGCCTCAGGCCAATGCGGCGAACGCCACCGCATCCGCGCCCGCGCCGGAATCCGCCCCCGCAACCGCACAGGCACCCACCTGGTACCCCATCGCCTTTGCAGCTGGCCAGACCTGGCAGTATCCGCTTGCCGACGGCGGCGAGCTGTGCCTCGCCCTGGCTGACCCTCCCTCGCCGCCGCTCAACGCGCTGCTCACGCCTTTGCTTACCCTGCTGGTCGATCAGCTCAACCGTCTGAGCGATGCGGGCGCCTCCTGTTGCCATGCGCTGCGCCAGCATCGGCGCATGCTCGACGCCATCAACAGCTCCGTCATCTGCATGGACCTCGACGGCTACATCACCAGCTGGAATCGCGGTGCCGAGCAGATGTTCGGCTACCCGAAGGAGGACGCTGTCGGCCGCCATGTGCTCTTTCTTTATGCCGATGCTGACGAGGACAACAGCCTGCTGGCCGAGGCCTGCGACAGCGGCAGCAGCGGCGAGATGCTGGTGCAGCGCAAGCGCCGCGATGGGTCAATCTTCTGGGCCAGCATTAATCTCAGCCTGCTGATCGACGAGGACGGCGAGCCCGAAGGGCTGCTCGGCTACCTGATCGACGCCACCGAGCGCATCCGCGCCGAGGAAAGGCTCAGACTGCAGTCGGCCATCTTCGAGTACAGCGAAGAAGCCATCATGGTCACCAATGTCCAGGGGCGCATCGTGTCGGCCAACCGCGCCTTCGCGCGGTTGTTCGGTATCGCGCCGGACCAGCTCATCGGGCGCGAGCACGGCTTCCTGTACTGCCGCCGCTACGATAAGCATTTCTGGCGCAACCTGCGGCTCGAGGCGGATCGCGAGGACCATTGGATCGGCGAGATTCGCTGTGGTCGCCTGGGCAAGGACAGCTTCCCCTGCTGGCTTTCCTTCAGTGCTGTGCGCAATATGGAGGGGCAGCTGACCCATTATGTCGCCATGCTGATGGACATCTCCGAGCGTCAGCAGGCGAAAGAAAAAATCTACCAGCTCGCCTACTTCGATACTCTCACCGGCCTGCCTAACCGCTCCATGTTGCGCATCCTGCTCGCCCAAGCACTTGAAGAAGCCAAGCGCATGGGTACCTATGGCGCCCTGATGCTGTTAAACATCGACCGCTTCAAGCGCATCAACGATGGCCTGGGTGTTTCCGCCGGTGACGAGCTGCTGATGCAACTGGCCGGGCGCATCCGCGAAGCCCTGCGTGCCGAGGACGTGGTCGCCCGCACCGGGCCGGATGAGTTCGTCATTGCCCTGTTCGACATCGCCCAGCGTGAGCATGCCGGCATCGTGGCGGAGAAAGTGCTGCGTGTGGTCAAACAGCCGGTCACGCTGAAACTGGCGCAGCAGGGCCGCGAAACCCTCAGCATTACGGCCAGCATTGGCGTGGCGGTATTCCCCAGTGATGGCACCGATCCAGACAACCTGCTACGTCACGCCAGCATCGCCATGGCCCGGCTGCGCCAGACTCCGGAGCACGAGCAAGACTATCTCTTCTTCGCGAACGATATGAACGCCCGCGCCCGCGAGCGCCATCATCTGGAGGAAGACTTGCGCGAAGCTCTTGTCCGGGGCGAGCTTTCTCTGCACTTTCAGCCGCAATACCACCTCCAGACCGGGGCGATTCAGGCCGCCGAAGTGCTGCTGCGCTGGCAGCACAGCGAAAAGGGCATGATCTCGCCGGTCACGTTCATTCCTGTCGCCGAGGAGACCGGATTGATTCACGAAATCGGCGATTGGGTGTTGGAGACGACTTGCGCCACCTTGCGCGACTGGCTGGACCGCGGCATTGCCCCGGCGCGCCTGGCGGTCAATTTGTCCGCCCACCAGCTGCGCCCCAGGCTCGAGTCACGCATCCACGAACTACTGCAGAAATACCGTCTGCAACCGCAACTGCTGGAACTGGAAATCACCGAATCCGTGCTGATCAAGAACGCCGAGCAAGTGCTCAAACTGCTCGAGGCTCTGCGTGCGATCGGCATCCCCATTGCGTTGGACGACTTTGGCACCGGATATTCCGCTCTCGGCTATCTGCGCCGGTTGCCCATCAATACGCTCAAGATCGACCGGTCCTTCATCATGGATCTGCCCGGCAGCGATCAAGAAGCCGCGCTGGTTCTATCCATCATCCATCTGGCGAAGTCCCACGGCCTGGCTTTGGTTGCGGAAGGGGTCGAAACACAGGCCCAGCTCGACTTTCTCCGCCAGAACGGCTGTCCGGCGGTGCAGGGCTTCCTGCTCGCCAAGCCAATGTCGCGGGAATCCTTCGAGCGGTTGCTGACTTAG
- a CDS encoding EAL and HDOD domain-containing protein: protein MIAPVFDHRRRRNGLWLETVCIPEQADQLSALLEQRLGDNASEWLFVLDPTACLSAYLPLALTCDQILVHPLVDGTADQAPAVSGILYGLRGPRAALEQADKVDWHVVTDPAGPVGPVPALADGLAGWQQCQPLADLGWEAFIMTGNQGAAGKQPKADQIALTRLLGLVTSDADTDELESLFKTQPRLAFDLLNLVNSPALSLRTPATNFRHAITLLGRRQLQRWLQLLMFTRQTSKGEVNILLWHSAFRGRLMELLARHLGWNTELSDQAFMVGVFSLIDVLLDDTLENLLRPLGLPESILAALLEQQGPTGQLLGLARAVEGRDTPELSTLSQHFELDALTLLTLQLETLLWVESFSSSAGN, encoded by the coding sequence TTGATCGCGCCAGTTTTCGACCATCGCCGTCGTCGCAACGGCCTGTGGCTGGAGACCGTCTGCATCCCCGAGCAAGCCGACCAACTCTCGGCCCTGCTTGAGCAGCGCTTGGGCGACAATGCGTCGGAATGGCTCTTCGTGCTGGACCCGACTGCGTGCCTCTCCGCGTATTTGCCACTGGCTCTCACCTGCGACCAGATCCTGGTGCACCCGCTTGTCGACGGGACGGCCGACCAGGCGCCAGCTGTGTCGGGCATCTTATACGGCCTGCGCGGCCCGCGCGCCGCGCTGGAGCAGGCGGACAAGGTCGACTGGCATGTCGTGACTGATCCTGCCGGCCCGGTCGGCCCAGTGCCGGCCCTGGCCGATGGTCTGGCCGGTTGGCAGCAATGCCAGCCGCTCGCTGATCTTGGCTGGGAGGCCTTTATCATGACCGGCAACCAAGGCGCCGCCGGCAAGCAGCCCAAGGCCGATCAGATTGCCCTGACTCGCCTGCTCGGGCTGGTCACCAGCGATGCCGACACCGACGAGTTGGAGTCCTTGTTCAAGACCCAGCCGCGCCTGGCGTTCGATCTCCTCAACCTGGTCAACTCCCCGGCACTGAGTCTGCGCACCCCGGCCACCAACTTTCGCCACGCCATTACTCTGCTCGGGCGCCGCCAGCTGCAGCGCTGGTTGCAGTTGCTTATGTTCACCCGCCAGACCAGCAAGGGCGAGGTCAATATTCTGCTGTGGCACTCAGCCTTCCGTGGTCGGCTGATGGAGCTTCTCGCCCGCCACCTTGGCTGGAACACCGAGCTGTCCGATCAGGCCTTTATGGTGGGTGTCTTCTCGCTGATCGATGTGCTGCTTGATGATACGCTTGAGAACCTCCTGCGGCCGCTGGGCTTGCCAGAGAGCATTCTCGCCGCCTTGCTCGAGCAGCAGGGGCCGACGGGGCAGCTGCTTGGCCTCGCGCGCGCGGTTGAAGGGCGCGACACGCCGGAGCTGAGCACTCTGTCACAACATTTCGAACTCGATGCACTCACACTTTTAACCTTGCAGCTCGAGACGCTGCTCTGGGTCGAATCCTTCTCGTCATCCGCGGGCAACTAA
- a CDS encoding efflux RND transporter permease subunit encodes MMLSDLSIRRPVLATVMSLLLVAFGLVSFDRLPLREYPDIDPPVVSIDTVYPGASANVVETRITQLIEDRIAGVEGIESIASSSEDGRSRITIEFGIGRDIDGAANDIRDRVSGVLDQLPVEAEPPDIQKVDSNDDVIMWLNLVSDRMTVPELSDYARRYMVDRFSVLDGVARVRVGGQQTYAMRVWLDRNALAARELTVADVESALRAENVELPAGSVESLDRQFSVRTERNFRTPEEFARLVVDRGEDGYLVRLGDVARVELGTEENRTVFRGNGVPMVGLGIIKQSTANTVSVADRAKAEMARLNPTLPEGMELKQSYDTSVFIKDAIKEVYKTLAIAILLVVTVIFLFLGSARAMLVPAVTVPVSLIATFSVLLALDFSVNILTLLALVLAIGLVVDDAIVVLENIHRRMETLGESRLVAAFRGTRQVGFAVIATTVVLLAVFVPIVFLRGDIGRLFSEFALTMSAAVVFSTFVALSLSPMLASLILPQSHGSDDGKPRRARLSAGVDWLFDRVRVGYAKLLEFFLRQKWIIALLFLVTIGLAWWMLTHIPQEYSPKEDRGAFFVLVNGPEGATFSYMEEYMDEIERRLLPYAESGEAIRVLMRAPRGHGGGEAFNNGIVILVMNSFDKRRSSWVIIDEVRAKLADLPGVRAFPVMRSGFGTRIQKPVQFVIGGGTYEELAEWRDILVEKIEESNPGLVGVDWDYKETKPQLSVEIDYDRAADLGIRIDTIGRTLETMLGSRKVTTYIDAGEEYDLILEGERDTQRTPGSLENLYVRSARSGHLVPLSNLVKVTETADSNELNRYNRVRAITIEANLADDLSLGDALSYLDGLVADNLPEQVVVDYKGQSADFRESGSGILFVFLLGVAVVYLVLAAQFESWVHPLVIMLTVPLAMAGALLGLWVTGQTLNIYSQIGLIMLVGLSAKNGILIVEFANQLRDQGQAFREALTEAAAVRLRPIVMTGITTAAGSIPLLLSSGAGAETRAVIGTVILFGVVAATLFTLFVVPVAYDLLARGTGSPGERERRLEQELAQTPG; translated from the coding sequence ATGATGCTTTCGGATCTTTCCATTCGTCGCCCGGTGCTGGCGACTGTGATGTCGCTGCTGCTGGTGGCCTTTGGGCTGGTGTCCTTCGACCGGCTGCCGCTGCGCGAGTATCCGGACATCGACCCGCCGGTGGTGTCGATTGACACCGTCTATCCTGGTGCCTCGGCCAATGTGGTGGAGACCCGCATCACCCAGCTAATCGAGGACCGCATTGCCGGAGTGGAGGGCATCGAGAGTATTGCGTCGAGCTCGGAGGATGGGCGCTCGCGCATCACCATTGAGTTCGGCATCGGCCGCGATATCGACGGCGCGGCCAATGACATCCGCGACCGGGTGTCCGGGGTGCTGGACCAACTGCCGGTGGAGGCGGAGCCGCCGGACATCCAGAAGGTCGACAGTAACGACGATGTCATCATGTGGCTAAATCTGGTCAGTGACCGCATGACAGTGCCGGAACTCAGCGACTACGCCCGGCGCTACATGGTCGACCGTTTCTCGGTGCTCGATGGCGTCGCGCGGGTGCGGGTGGGCGGACAGCAGACCTATGCCATGCGCGTGTGGCTGGATCGCAATGCCCTGGCCGCGCGCGAACTGACGGTGGCGGATGTGGAATCTGCCCTGCGCGCCGAGAATGTCGAGCTGCCCGCCGGCAGTGTCGAGTCGCTCGACCGGCAATTTAGCGTGCGCACCGAGCGCAACTTCCGCACGCCGGAGGAATTCGCCCGCTTAGTTGTCGACCGCGGCGAGGACGGCTATCTGGTGCGCTTGGGCGATGTGGCGCGCGTGGAGCTGGGCACCGAGGAGAATCGCACCGTCTTTCGCGGCAATGGCGTGCCCATGGTGGGTCTTGGCATCATCAAGCAGTCCACTGCCAATACGGTATCGGTGGCGGATCGCGCCAAGGCGGAAATGGCGCGGCTCAATCCCACCCTCCCCGAGGGGATGGAGCTGAAGCAAAGCTACGACACCTCGGTGTTCATTAAGGACGCCATCAAGGAGGTCTACAAAACGCTCGCCATCGCCATCTTGCTGGTGGTGACGGTGATTTTTCTGTTCCTCGGCAGCGCGCGGGCCATGCTGGTGCCGGCGGTGACCGTGCCGGTGTCCTTGATTGCCACCTTCAGCGTGCTGCTGGCGCTGGATTTCTCGGTAAATATCCTCACCCTGCTGGCGCTGGTGCTTGCCATCGGCCTGGTGGTGGATGATGCCATTGTGGTGCTCGAGAACATTCACCGGCGCATGGAGACTCTGGGCGAGAGCCGGCTGGTCGCCGCGTTTCGCGGGACCCGGCAGGTGGGCTTTGCGGTCATTGCCACCACCGTGGTGCTTCTGGCGGTCTTTGTGCCCATTGTGTTCTTGCGCGGGGATATCGGGCGTTTGTTCTCTGAGTTCGCGCTGACCATGTCGGCGGCGGTGGTGTTTTCAACCTTCGTCGCGCTGTCGCTGTCACCGATGCTCGCGTCCTTGATTTTGCCCCAAAGTCATGGGAGTGATGATGGCAAACCGCGGCGGGCGCGGCTTAGCGCCGGCGTGGACTGGCTGTTCGATCGGGTGCGTGTCGGTTACGCCAAGCTGCTGGAGTTCTTTCTGCGCCAGAAATGGATCATCGCCCTGCTGTTCCTGGTCACTATTGGTCTCGCCTGGTGGATGCTGACGCATATTCCGCAGGAGTATTCGCCCAAGGAGGATCGCGGGGCCTTTTTCGTGCTGGTCAATGGGCCCGAGGGCGCGACCTTCAGCTACATGGAAGAGTACATGGACGAGATCGAGCGCCGGCTGCTGCCCTATGCGGAGTCTGGCGAGGCGATCCGGGTGCTGATGCGCGCACCACGTGGCCATGGCGGTGGCGAGGCCTTTAACAACGGCATTGTGATCCTGGTGATGAACAGCTTCGACAAGCGCCGCTCGAGTTGGGTGATCATCGACGAGGTGCGCGCCAAGCTGGCCGATCTCCCGGGGGTGCGCGCCTTTCCGGTGATGCGCAGCGGCTTTGGCACTCGCATCCAGAAACCGGTGCAGTTCGTGATTGGCGGCGGCACCTATGAGGAGCTGGCCGAGTGGCGCGACATCCTGGTCGAGAAAATCGAGGAGTCTAACCCCGGCCTGGTCGGGGTTGACTGGGACTACAAGGAAACCAAACCGCAGCTGAGCGTCGAGATCGACTACGACCGCGCGGCCGATCTCGGCATTCGTATCGACACCATCGGGCGCACGCTGGAGACCATGCTCGGCTCGCGCAAGGTCACAACCTACATCGACGCTGGCGAGGAATACGATCTGATTCTTGAGGGCGAGCGCGACACCCAGCGCACCCCGGGCAGCCTGGAGAATCTTTATGTGCGCTCGGCGCGCAGCGGGCATTTGGTGCCGCTGTCCAATTTGGTGAAGGTGACTGAAACCGCCGACTCCAATGAGCTCAACCGTTATAACCGGGTGCGCGCCATCACCATCGAGGCCAACCTGGCCGATGATCTGTCCTTGGGCGATGCGCTGAGCTATCTCGACGGCCTGGTGGCCGACAATCTGCCCGAGCAGGTGGTGGTGGACTACAAGGGCCAGTCGGCGGATTTCCGCGAATCGGGCAGCGGCATTTTGTTCGTCTTTCTGCTCGGCGTAGCGGTGGTCTACCTGGTACTGGCGGCGCAGTTTGAGAGCTGGGTGCATCCGCTGGTCATTATGCTGACAGTCCCCTTGGCCATGGCCGGTGCGCTGCTGGGGCTATGGGTGACCGGGCAGACGCTGAACATCTACAGTCAGATCGGGCTCATCATGCTGGTCGGACTGTCGGCCAAAAATGGCATTCTGATCGTGGAGTTTGCCAACCAGCTGCGCGATCAGGGGCAGGCGTTTCGCGAGGCGCTGACCGAGGCCGCGGCGGTGCGCCTGCGCCCGATTGTGATGACCGGCATTACCACGGCGGCGGGCTCCATCCCGCTGCTACTGAGCAGCGGCGCCGGGGCGGAGACGCGCGCGGTGATCGGCACGGTGATTCTGTTCGGCGTGGTGGCGGCGACCTTGTTCACGCTCTTTGTGGTGCCGGTGGCTTATGATCTGCTCGCACGGGGAACGGGCTCGCCTGGAGAGCGTGAGCGGCGCCTCGAGCAGGAGTTGGCGCAGACGCCGGGCTAA
- a CDS encoding sirohydrochlorin chelatase, giving the protein MPEILLVDNGSKRAQATLSLRGLAGRLQALTGKVIAPVSLLHSDSIPAAALDGQPALTLAPYLRHRLASGQRDFLLLPLFFGQSRALTSYIPDTANTLRADFGDFQLRTAAPLCPLPQGEPRLVDILADNLAQCRKQAGRPFEQVFLVDHGSPIRPVTAVRNWLAGELSRRLDAGIGLTQAAMERRPGREYDFNGPLLADALDAYASTHPRASIAVAMQFLAPGRHAGPDGDVVDICRGIEQRHQGFSIRISPLMGGHPLLIEILSDRLNQQSQDHS; this is encoded by the coding sequence ATGCCTGAAATTCTGCTCGTCGACAACGGCTCCAAGCGCGCCCAAGCCACCTTGTCCCTGCGCGGACTCGCAGGCAGACTCCAAGCCCTAACGGGAAAGGTCATCGCGCCCGTCTCCCTGCTCCATTCAGACAGCATCCCCGCCGCTGCGCTTGATGGTCAGCCGGCGCTTACCCTGGCGCCCTATCTGCGCCACCGGCTCGCAAGCGGGCAGCGCGACTTCCTGCTGCTACCGCTGTTCTTCGGCCAAAGCCGTGCCCTGACAAGCTACATTCCCGACACCGCCAACACCTTGCGCGCCGACTTCGGTGACTTCCAGCTGCGCACCGCCGCTCCGCTCTGCCCGCTCCCCCAGGGTGAACCGCGTCTGGTGGACATCCTTGCCGACAATCTCGCACAATGTCGCAAACAGGCCGGCCGGCCGTTCGAGCAAGTTTTTCTGGTCGACCACGGCTCACCCATCCGCCCGGTCACCGCCGTGCGCAACTGGTTAGCCGGCGAGCTATCCCGCCGTCTCGACGCAGGCATTGGTCTGACGCAAGCTGCGATGGAGCGCCGCCCCGGCAGGGAATACGACTTCAACGGCCCTCTGCTTGCCGATGCGCTGGACGCTTATGCCAGCACCCATCCGCGGGCCAGTATCGCCGTGGCCATGCAATTTCTCGCACCCGGCCGCCACGCCGGCCCCGACGGCGACGTGGTCGATATCTGTCGCGGCATTGAACAGCGCCATCAAGGCTTCAGCATCAGGATATCCCCCCTGATGGGCGGTCATCCCTTGCTGATCGAGATTCTCTCCGATCGGCTGAACCAACAAAGCCAGGATCATTCATGA
- a CDS encoding efflux RND transporter periplasmic adaptor subunit: MRLTSASAFQSVPASGLVPALVSTCLVGLGLAGAPLVGLGQGPGAAGAVPGVIVAEVRESPLADRIEALGTLKARESVVITANVTDSISAMHFDDGDRVKAGDVLVEMMSGEEHALLEESQARVAEAERQYQRVKSLEATGSASASLLDERRRDIETARASLTATESRLADRLVKAPFDGVVGLRNISLGALVQPGDVITTLDDDARLKLDFAVPSVFLGTLAPGVEVEARTRAFPDQLFRGTISSIDSRVDPVTRSVQVRALIDNDKRLLRPGQLMTVELLRNPRQALMVPEAALLHRGEEHFVFVVNGDEAMVEKRPVEIGARRPGDAEVLSGLTAGDRVVTHGLQKVKPGAPVKIIAVDDGSRSLKEMLGSSKDKPEKNTAGGAAKP, translated from the coding sequence ATGCGGCTGACATCTGCCTCTGCCTTTCAATCCGTCCCAGCGTCGGGCCTGGTGCCCGCACTGGTTTCCACTTGCCTGGTTGGGCTCGGTCTTGCGGGCGCGCCATTGGTTGGGCTTGGCCAAGGACCGGGCGCGGCCGGCGCTGTTCCCGGGGTCATTGTCGCGGAGGTGCGCGAGTCACCACTGGCCGATCGCATCGAGGCACTGGGGACGCTTAAGGCGCGTGAGTCGGTGGTGATCACGGCGAATGTTACCGACTCCATCTCAGCGATGCATTTCGACGACGGCGACCGGGTGAAGGCCGGGGATGTGCTGGTCGAGATGATGAGTGGGGAGGAGCATGCGCTGCTTGAGGAGAGCCAGGCGCGGGTGGCGGAGGCTGAGCGCCAGTATCAGCGCGTGAAGTCGCTGGAGGCGACTGGCTCGGCCTCGGCCTCGCTGCTTGATGAGCGCCGGCGCGATATCGAGACCGCGCGCGCATCCCTGACCGCGACCGAGTCGCGCCTGGCTGACCGGCTGGTGAAGGCGCCGTTCGATGGTGTGGTGGGACTGCGCAACATCAGTCTGGGCGCGCTGGTGCAACCTGGGGATGTAATCACCACGCTGGATGATGACGCACGCCTGAAGCTGGATTTCGCGGTGCCGAGTGTCTTTCTTGGCACCCTGGCGCCTGGGGTTGAGGTCGAGGCGCGCACCCGGGCGTTTCCTGACCAACTCTTTCGCGGCACTATCAGTAGCATCGACAGCCGGGTCGATCCGGTCACCCGCTCGGTGCAGGTGCGCGCGCTGATCGACAACGACAAACGGCTGCTGAGACCTGGGCAGCTGATGACGGTGGAGCTGCTGCGCAATCCGCGTCAGGCGCTGATGGTGCCCGAAGCTGCCCTGCTGCACCGCGGCGAGGAGCATTTCGTCTTTGTGGTGAACGGTGATGAGGCGATGGTCGAAAAACGCCCAGTCGAGATCGGCGCTCGACGACCAGGGGATGCGGAGGTTCTGTCCGGCCTAACGGCTGGTGATCGGGTTGTGACCCATGGCCTGCAGAAGGTCAAGCCGGGCGCGCCGGTGAAGATCATCGCGGTGGATGATGGCAGCCGCTCGCTGAAGGAGATGCTCGGCTCGAGCAAAGACAAGCCAGAGAAGAACACCGCTGGCGGAGCCGCGAAGCCATGA
- a CDS encoding HlyD family type I secretion periplasmic adaptor subunit: MDINVVPRRVEPDEESQVPTNDKPIWIAGLLVLLFGFGAFAVWASVAPIDGAAVAPGVLAVESTRKTVQHFEGGIVDEILVHEGDHVQKGQVLVRLDDTEASAQLEIVRSQYLGLLARLARLTAERDGAETIDFPQELLKERDDPRIAEAIDGEERVFATRRKALQGEKDVLRQRAVQLQEQILGLEAQSETKQKRIDLYQEEIDGLKTLFKKGLGDKSRLREWERMVAELEGERAEHQASIAATRVRISETELQVVQLDRQQNTEVASEMRDVETKLGDLSERQRALTKTLERTEITAPVTGNVVSVNLHTIGGVVRSGEPLLDIVPMDENLIVEAQVNPVDIDRVFPGLNADLRMSAFNARTTPNIPGKVMTVSADSLTDERTGMSYYLARVKVTPEGMEKLAGKTLQPGMPVQVMIITGERTFLEYLMKPITDIFATAFKED, encoded by the coding sequence ATGGATATTAATGTTGTTCCGCGCCGGGTCGAACCCGACGAAGAGTCTCAGGTTCCAACCAACGACAAGCCGATCTGGATCGCCGGGCTGCTGGTGCTGCTGTTCGGCTTCGGCGCCTTTGCCGTATGGGCCTCGGTCGCGCCAATCGACGGCGCGGCGGTTGCGCCGGGAGTGCTGGCGGTGGAGAGCACCCGCAAGACGGTGCAGCATTTTGAGGGCGGAATTGTCGATGAGATTCTGGTGCATGAGGGAGACCATGTGCAAAAGGGTCAGGTCCTGGTGCGACTCGACGATACCGAGGCCAGCGCCCAGCTTGAAATTGTCCGCAGCCAGTATCTTGGCCTGCTGGCGCGCTTGGCACGGCTGACTGCCGAGCGCGATGGCGCGGAGACCATTGATTTTCCGCAAGAACTTTTGAAGGAGCGGGATGATCCGCGCATTGCGGAGGCGATCGACGGCGAGGAGCGGGTGTTCGCAACCCGACGCAAGGCGCTGCAGGGCGAGAAGGACGTGCTACGCCAGCGCGCCGTTCAACTTCAAGAGCAGATTCTCGGGCTAGAGGCACAATCCGAGACCAAACAGAAGCGGATCGATCTCTACCAGGAAGAAATCGACGGGCTGAAAACCTTGTTCAAGAAGGGGCTTGGCGACAAGAGCCGATTGCGCGAATGGGAGCGCATGGTGGCAGAACTTGAAGGCGAGCGCGCGGAGCATCAGGCCTCAATCGCCGCGACTCGGGTACGCATCAGCGAGACGGAATTGCAAGTTGTGCAGCTCGACCGGCAGCAGAATACCGAAGTCGCCAGCGAGATGCGGGACGTGGAAACAAAATTGGGCGATCTCAGCGAGCGTCAGCGGGCGCTGACCAAGACGCTGGAGCGCACAGAAATTACCGCACCGGTCACGGGTAACGTCGTGTCGGTGAATCTACATACCATCGGTGGCGTGGTGCGCTCAGGCGAGCCGTTGCTCGATATTGTGCCGATGGATGAGAATCTGATTGTCGAGGCCCAGGTCAACCCCGTGGACATCGACCGTGTGTTCCCCGGCCTGAATGCGGATCTGCGCATGAGCGCCTTTAACGCGCGCACCACGCCGAACATTCCTGGCAAGGTGATGACGGTTTCCGCCGACAGCCTGACCGATGAACGCACCGGTATGTCTTATTATCTTGCGCGGGTGAAGGTCACGCCTGAGGGAATGGAAAAGCTCGCCGGAAAAACCCTGCAACCGGGCATGCCGGTGCAGGTGATGATTATTACCGGCGAGCGGACGTTTCTTGAGTATCTGATGAAGCCCATTACGGATATCTTCGCTACCGCTTTCAAGGAGGACTGA